The following proteins come from a genomic window of Sebaldella sp. S0638:
- a CDS encoding MurR/RpiR family transcriptional regulator: MFQVKLKSVYNDLTKSEKKIANFIMKNFERTKTMTSYDISKKVNVGQATVIRFSKKLGYSSFNELINSINKLDQEDILEKNISLGDDVATTNTKIANQYIDVIKLTLELNPVYIFEEVIEAIIAAERIVVLGIGNSAIVSTDFVNKLARVGMNAFTNLDTHLQFSMISNLGKNDLLILISDSGETREIIEAAKLAKQNKTRIISITKFTKNKLHAYSDFILKTASFDINLRLDATTSRITQFTIIDMIFINILKTDFSKYKEIITNSDNAVRILKY; encoded by the coding sequence GATTTAACAAAATCAGAAAAAAAAATTGCTAATTTCATAATGAAAAACTTTGAGAGGACTAAAACAATGACTTCATATGATATATCAAAAAAGGTCAATGTAGGACAGGCAACTGTAATTAGATTCTCAAAAAAGCTGGGGTATAGTAGTTTTAATGAACTTATAAATTCGATCAATAAATTAGATCAGGAAGATATTCTGGAAAAAAATATAAGTCTGGGAGATGATGTAGCAACTACTAATACAAAAATAGCCAATCAGTATATTGATGTCATAAAACTGACACTTGAACTGAATCCGGTTTATATATTTGAAGAGGTAATAGAGGCTATAATTGCTGCAGAAAGAATAGTGGTTCTGGGAATAGGCAATTCTGCGATAGTATCTACAGACTTTGTAAATAAGTTAGCCAGAGTGGGTATGAATGCCTTTACCAATCTGGATACACACTTACAGTTTTCCATGATTTCCAATCTCGGAAAGAATGACTTGCTGATACTGATATCTGACTCGGGAGAGACAAGAGAAATAATAGAAGCTGCAAAGCTGGCAAAGCAAAACAAAACAAGAATAATTTCAATAACTAAGTTTACTAAAAACAAACTTCATGCTTATTCTGACTTTATTCTGAAAACTGCAAGCTTTGATATTAATCTCCGGTTAGATGCTACTACATCCAGAATAACGCAATTTACAATTATTGATATGATTTTTATAAATATCTTAAAGACAGATTTTTCCAAATATAAGGAAATAATTACAAACAGCGATAATGCTGTAAGGATATTAAAATATTAA
- the nagE gene encoding N-acetylglucosamine-specific PTS transporter subunit IIBC, producing the protein MLAKLQKLGKALMLPIAVLPIAGILLRIGQPDVLNMPFIASAGGAIFDNLAVLFGIGIAVGLAKNNDGAAGLAGAIAHFILLATATAIVTARYPDLKFSVGVLTGIIGGITAGLLYNKFHDIKVPEFLGFFGGRRFVPIITGLFALAEGAVLGLIYPVFDLVFTKTGTWIVNSGPIGSFVFGLLNRLLIPTGLHHILNSFVWFVFGTYNEKTGDLNRFFAGDPNAGQFMTGFFPVMMFGVAGAALAMYLTAKRERRSEVGGMLISVALTSFLTGITEPFEFLFMFLSPVLYLIHAILTGASMALTYAMGMRDGFSFSAGAIDYVLNFGIASNPIGIAIFGVVYFFIYFAIFYFMIKTFNLKTPGREDEDLTAMSAPDLGIAEETAKYVDILGGIDNIKSIDSCITRLRLTVNDSSNISDEKLKALGAKGVIRPSKDAVQIVLGQKAEKMADELRKLK; encoded by the coding sequence ATGTTAGCAAAATTACAAAAACTTGGGAAAGCGTTAATGCTTCCAATAGCAGTACTTCCAATAGCTGGTATATTACTTAGAATAGGGCAGCCAGATGTACTGAATATGCCTTTTATAGCAAGTGCCGGAGGAGCAATATTCGATAACCTAGCAGTGTTATTTGGTATAGGTATAGCAGTGGGACTGGCAAAAAATAATGACGGTGCCGCAGGACTGGCAGGAGCAATAGCACATTTTATATTATTAGCAACAGCAACAGCAATAGTAACTGCAAGATATCCTGATCTGAAGTTCAGCGTGGGAGTACTTACAGGGATAATCGGCGGTATCACAGCAGGGTTGCTTTATAATAAGTTCCATGATATAAAAGTTCCGGAATTTTTGGGATTCTTTGGCGGAAGACGTTTTGTTCCTATTATCACAGGATTATTCGCACTTGCGGAAGGTGCAGTATTAGGACTTATCTATCCTGTATTTGACCTTGTTTTTACAAAAACAGGTACATGGATTGTTAATTCAGGACCAATCGGATCATTCGTATTCGGACTGCTTAACAGATTACTGATTCCAACAGGATTACATCATATCTTAAACAGCTTTGTATGGTTTGTGTTTGGTACATATAATGAAAAAACAGGAGATTTAAACAGATTCTTCGCAGGAGATCCTAACGCAGGACAGTTTATGACAGGTTTCTTCCCAGTGATGATGTTTGGTGTGGCAGGTGCAGCATTAGCAATGTATCTTACAGCTAAAAGAGAAAGAAGATCAGAAGTAGGAGGGATGCTAATATCTGTAGCTCTGACTTCATTCCTTACTGGAATAACAGAACCGTTTGAGTTCTTATTCATGTTCTTATCTCCAGTATTATACTTAATACACGCAATTTTAACAGGAGCATCTATGGCACTGACTTATGCAATGGGTATGAGAGACGGATTTTCATTCTCGGCAGGTGCAATTGATTATGTACTGAACTTCGGAATAGCATCTAATCCAATAGGAATAGCAATATTCGGAGTTGTATATTTCTTCATATACTTCGCTATATTCTACTTTATGATAAAAACATTTAATTTGAAAACACCGGGAAGAGAAGACGAAGACTTAACTGCAATGTCAGCACCTGATCTTGGAATAGCTGAAGAAACTGCAAAATATGTAGATATATTAGGCGGAATAGATAATATAAAATCAATAGATTCTTGTATAACAAGACTTAGACTTACAGTAAATGATTCAAGCAACATAAGTGACGAAAAATTAAAAGCACTTGGTGCAAAAGGTGTAATCAGACCATCTAAAGATGCAGTACAAATAGTACTAGGGCAAAAAGCAGAAAAAATGGCTGATGAGCTGAGAAAATTAAAATAG